The sequence CCTACGTGGTCTCCGCCCCCTCCGCGCAGCCGCCCGCCAAGAGTCAGtaccatcccctcctcctcctctccgccgctgctgctgctccgattcttgagaccatccacgccgccgcgctgaCCGTCTCCGGTTGTGTTTGCCTCCTCGGCTCGATCGCCGCCGGTTGCGTTTGCCTCCTCGGCTCGATCGCCGCAGGCGCCAGGGAGAATCTCCGGGAGAAGCTCGACGTGGTCGGGAGGAGGTTCGGGGACGCCGCGCGCAAGACCGAGGGCATCGTCGGCGACATCTGGCAGCATCGTGAGTTGTTCCCCCCGAAATCCCAATTTCACATCCGCGTGATCGAATCAAACACCTGTTCATCATCATCTGCAGCATCCAAGTATCCAATCCATCACTACTACTACTGATTTGTTTCACCAATGCTATGTGATTCTTCTCTGTTTGAGTGCTTACTTGTTCATCATCCGTTAGCATCCAATTAATCCGTCACTTTTCAGGGTCAAGAACACTAATTCTGCTAGTACTAATTTGTTCCACCAATGATATGCTATGTGAGATGTGATTCTTCTCTGTTTGAGTGCTTGGAATTGGAAATTCTTCTGCATTGCTGTAGTGAAAACTGGGCCAAGCATTGCTGATACGGCGATGGGGAGGATTGCTCAGATATCCAAGGTGATAGCTGAAGGTGGATATGACAAGGTGTTCCACCAGACGTTCGAGTGCCTGCCTGATGAGAAGCTCAAGAAGGCGTACGCATGCTACCTTTCGACCTCTCATGGCCCGATCATGGGCGTCTTGTACATCTCCACTGCCAAGATTGCATTTTGCAGTGACAGTCCTGTGGCGTATGTCACCGAGGATAATAAGAACCAATCTTCCATCTACAAGGTATGGTGATTTCTTTCGTCATATGCTCTATAAACCACATGATTGTTTGCTGATATTCAAGTTCTTGGTTTCGTAGAAATTATTTCAGATGCTGGTTTGTATCAGTATCATAAATGCTATAACAAATTGGTACTACCCtggttccaaaatataaacatttctgcATGTTTTCCAAAATATGTCTGGACATCCCTCCTTCTGGATACATTTTGAAACTCAAgcagaaatgtttatattttggaacggatggagtattttataAGTTATCTCAACTTTGTGAAAA is a genomic window of Oryza glaberrima chromosome 7, OglaRS2, whole genome shotgun sequence containing:
- the LOC127779442 gene encoding GEM-like protein 1, translated to MDSKADAESATARAATAAAAAEHAAYPRLSPEDVAPPPPPVVSPPVSANPYVVSAPSAQPPAKSARENLREKLDVVGRRFGDAARKTEGIVGDIWQHLKTGPSIADTAMGRIAQISKVIAEGGYDKVFHQTFECLPDEKLKKAYACYLSTSHGPIMGVLYISTAKIAFCSDSPVAYVTEDNKNQSSIYKVVVPVAQLRSVTPTASQQNPAERYIQVVSVDNHDFWFMGFVNYDGAVKSLQEAVHGG